The segment GTTAGATATGTTAGAAGGAATCGTGTTATAGATATCAATGAAACTTAAAAAGATGACTCCTGTTCACAATACAGAAATCATCTTCTTACACCATAATTATATAGTTCTTTTTTAAATGTCCTTGACTAAGAATACACTTTATTTATCAACAATCTTTTTATATTGTATAAATAATAATATAAAAGTAATTATTTCATAACTTATAGAATCTTCCTAAAAAACTATTTATTATAAACTACTTATAATAAATCTTATATATCTAATATATCTAAATACATTAAATTAAAATATATTTTTAACCTAATTTTTTAATATATTTTTTTATTACATTTGCTGAGTTATTAAATTTCTCTTTCTCAGTATCAGTGAGTTCTAACTCAATAATTTTTTCAACTCCATTTTTACCTATAACAGTTGGAACTCCCATATATACATCATTTTGTCCATACTCACCCTCTAAAAGAGTTGATACAGGTATAACTTTTTTGTCATCATGGAAAATAGATTTTATTATACCAACTACAGTTGATGCTATACCATAATAAGTTGTTCCTTTAGTTACATATATATCCCATCCTAATTTAGCTGTTTTTAGTTCCATCTTATCTAAGTGTAGTTTAGCTAACTTATCATTTTTTTTCATAAGATCTAATAATGGTTCTCCAGCAATTGAGACTTTAGACCATGGCACCATTTGTGAATCTCCATGTTCCCCCATTGCAAATGCTTGTATTGATTTTGTATCTACTTCATCTAATTCAGCTGAAATTAATGTTTTTAATCTCGCTGTATCTAATGCTGTTCCTGTACCTATAACTCTATTTTTAGGTAATCCTGATAATTTCCATGTGTAATATGCAATTACATCTACTGGATTTGTAACTAATACAAAAAATCCATTAAATTCCGCTTTCATAACAGAATCTACTATCATTTTACAAATCCCTTTACTATCTTCTAATATATCTAATCTCGTTTCATTCGGTCTAGGTGGTTCACTTGCTGTCATTACTATGACATCTACATCTTTACAATCTTCATATGTTCCTACCCTTATCTTAGTTGTTGAAGACATATATTCAATCCCATGATTTAAATCTAAAGCTTCCCCCTCTGCTTTATCTCTCTTCAAATCAACCAGTAATATTTCTTCACATACACATTGATTAACTAATGCAAATGCGCAGCTTGCCCCAACTGATCCTGTTCCAATTATAGCCACTTTTCTTGCTTTAAATGACATATTTTAGCCCCCTTTTTCTCGTCCTTTATTAATTTTTCTCAATTAGTTTTTCTAATTAGTTTATAATATACACTATCATTTGATAAATTTCAATAAAGTTTCTTTAAATCCATATTTTATTTAAATTGGATGATTCATTTAATTCATATATTTAATTTTTATTCACTCTTATTATGAATTTTCTTATTTACAACAAGCATAGGTCTCATCATCTCATTATCTTCATGATCCAATATATGACAATGCCATACATATCCTGGTCCTTCTTGTGGATCAAACGGATATAGATTTTTACCTGGTTTAACTTTAGATGGCTCAGCATCCAATGGTGCAAATCGAACTAAAATTCTAGTAACTACCCCTGGATATGCTCTTACTGTATCCATCCATCCTTTTTCATTGGGCTCA is part of the Clostridium botulinum genome and harbors:
- a CDS encoding L-lactate dehydrogenase, with translation MSFKARKVAIIGTGSVGASCAFALVNQCVCEEILLVDLKRDKAEGEALDLNHGIEYMSSTTKIRVGTYEDCKDVDVIVMTASEPPRPNETRLDILEDSKGICKMIVDSVMKAEFNGFFVLVTNPVDVIAYYTWKLSGLPKNRVIGTGTALDTARLKTLISAELDEVDTKSIQAFAMGEHGDSQMVPWSKVSIAGEPLLDLMKKNDKLAKLHLDKMELKTAKLGWDIYVTKGTTYYGIASTVVGIIKSIFHDDKKVIPVSTLLEGEYGQNDVYMGVPTVIGKNGVEKIIELELTDTEKEKFNNSANVIKKYIKKLG